Genomic segment of Myxococcus stipitatus:
TGAACCTCACCGCCACGGTGCTGAAGGTCGCCCATCACGGCGGCAAGCACTCCTCCACCGCCGCGTTCCTCGCCGCGTCGAAGCCGCAGGCCGCCGTCATCTCCGTGGGCGCGAAGAACGACTACGGACACCCCGCGCCGGAGACCCTGGCGCGCCTGGCGGACGTCGGGGCCCATGTGCTGCGCACGGACCAGGAAGGTGAAGTGGTCGCCGCCAGCGATGGCCAGTCCGTCACGCTGAGGACCCACGCCGGCACGGGGGCGCTGCTGGTGCTCACCGGAAACGTGGACCCGAGCCCCGTGACGTCAGCCCCCGCCCCGCTCACCCCGGTGCGCCCTGGAGCCACCCCGCCGCCGCGCGGTGAGTCGGGGCGCGCGCCCAAGTCGTCTCCCTCGGACTCCAGCACGGGCCCGTACGTGGGGCTCAAGGGCAGCAAGGTGTTCCACCGTGAGACGTGCTCCACGCTGAAGCGTTCCAAGTCAGAACGTACGCTCTACCCGAACCGCGAAGCCGCCCTGCGCGAGCGTCGCCCCGCAGAGGATTGTCACCCATGAGCCCGCGCCTTCTCGCCCTGTTGGGGACCCTCTGGGTCCTGGGGGCCTGCCGGGAATCCCAGCCGGAAGCGGCCGCGCCGCAGGCCACCGAGGCCAGGCGCCTGTTCGGCTCCGAGCCGGATGGAAAGCTGCACGTCTACTTCTTCGACGTGGGCCAAGGCGACGCGGCCCTCATCGTCTCCCCCAAGGGGACCACGGTGCTGGTGGACGCGGGCCCGCAGAGCGCCGCCGCCCACCTGGTGAACCGCCTGCCGGAGCTGCTCATCCGGCCGCTGGACCTGGTCATCCTCACGCACCCCCATGTGGACCACCACGGGGCGCTCGACTCCGTCCTCCGCCGGGTGGGGGCTCGCCAGCTCATGGAGCCCCAGGTTCCCGGGACGCCGCCCGCGTATGACCAGCTGCTCACGGACATCAGCGCGCGCCAGATTCAGGTCGTCTCGCCCGCACCGCCCACGTCGACGCCCAACGCGCCCCAGCGCATCAACCTGGGCGACGGGGTGTCGCTGACCATCCTCTGGCCTCGCGCCCCCGCCGAGCCCTTGCTGGATGCGCCCGAGACGGCGCTCGAGGCCAACTCCATCGTCATGCGCCTGTCCTACGGCGAGACGTCGGTGCTCTTCATGGGCGACGCGCTCGCGCAGACGGAGGAGTACCTGCTCGCGCGCGAGGTCCCGCTCAAGTCCACGCTGCTCAAGGTGGGGGCCCATGGCCTCCCTGGCGCCACCACCGCGCCCTTCCTCGCACGAGTGGGCGCGCGTGCTGCCGTCATCTCCGCGGGCAAGGGCAACGCCTTTGGAGCGCCCGCCCCCGCCACGCTGGAGCGGATGAAGGCGGCCCACGTCCAGGTGTTCCGCACCGACGTGGACGGCGAGGTGCAGGTGGTCAGCGATGGCCAGTCGCTGGTCGTCTCGCCCCAGCGCCTGCCTCGAGGGACGCCCACGGACACGCGCTACACGCACGCGGGACAGGGCCCCACGCCGGAGCCGGATTTCTGGGCCGGGAAGCCCGCGCCCTCGAAGAAGGCGCCCGAGGAGCCGGCCGCGCCACCTCCCGAGACGCCCGCCCCCGCGCCCGCGCCTCCGGTGGCCGCCGCCAAGGAGAAGGAAAAGGAGAAGGGGGACTCGAAGAAGTACACCGGGCCCTATGTGGCCAGCCGGAAGCGGCCGCTCTTCCACATTCCGAACTGCGACGGCGCGAAGAAGATCCACGCCGAGAACCTCATCACCTACAAGACGCGCGAAGAGGCCGCTCGCGAGCGGCGCCCTGCCCAGGACTGCAACCCATGACGAAGCACACCCGGTCCCAGGCACAGCAGGCCACGCTCGACCGCATCGAGGACGACGTCGCGGTGCTCATCGTGGAGGGGCGCGAGGTGACGCGGCCTCTTGCCTCGCTACCCTCGGGAGTCCGCGAGGGCGACGTGCTCGACCTGGAGACGATGACCGTCAATCCAGAGGCCACCGAGGCGCTGCGAGAGCAGGTCCGCGCGGCCCGACAGCGGGCGAAGAAGGGGAAGACTCCGCCGCCTGGAGACTTCGACCTCTAGGAGCCCTCTCCCGAGCAATGCCCAGGGTGCATTCATTGCCCCGGGCAACCTCGTCCCGAACACGACGGCAGGAACCAGGAAGGAGAGGACTCCGCAACTTCGAGCTCACAACAGCCCTGGGGAAGTCCCCCGGGATGATGTCCACGAACTACCGCGCAGAGAGCGCGATGGGGGTCGCCCGGAGGGAGATGACTCCGTGACTTCGGTTTCCAGACAGCCCCCGGGGCAGTGAATCCCAGGGGTCTTGTCCACGAACTACCGCGCAGAGAGCGCGATGGGAGTCGCCCGGAGGGAGAGGACTCCGTGACTTCGGTTTCCAGACAGCCCCCGGGGCAGTGAATCCCAGGGGCCTTGTCCACGAGCTACCGCGCAGAGAGCGCGATGGGAATCTCCAGGTCGACGTCCTCGCCCTTGAAGCTGGAGAAGACCATGCCCTTCGCCTGGTCCCGGATGCAGCTGCCCACGGGGTTCGCGGCGGCGTTCAGGTCCTTGCGGCTGAACGTGGTGGCCTTCACCGCGCCGGACGTCCCCACCGTCGCGGTGAGCGTCACGTTGCCCCCCTTGAACGAGGGATTGCGGCGAAGCTCCTGCGCGACACAGTCACGGAACGCGGCCTGCTTCTCGTTGACCACGCGCTCCACCTCTTCGTCGGAAGGCCCACCCACCTCGTCCTCGCCGGCGGGCGCATTCGCGCCTTCACCCGCCTGAGGCGCGGCGGCCTGCTTCTCCGTGCCCTCGGCCGGAGCCTGCTTCTCCGTCTCCCCACCAGCGGCGGGCGCGGCCTTCTCCTCTGAAGGCGTGCCTGCCGCACCCTCGCCAGCAGCGGGCTGGCTCGGCGCGGCGGGCTGCTCGTCGACGGGCGCGGGCGGAGGCTTCACCGCGGGAACCGGCGCCGGCTTCCCGGCAATCTGGTCGCTCAGCGCGGCCATCCC
This window contains:
- a CDS encoding ComEC/Rec2 family competence protein encodes the protein MSPRLLALLGTLWVLGACRESQPEAAAPQATEARRLFGSEPDGKLHVYFFDVGQGDAALIVSPKGTTVLVDAGPQSAAAHLVNRLPELLIRPLDLVILTHPHVDHHGALDSVLRRVGARQLMEPQVPGTPPAYDQLLTDISARQIQVVSPAPPTSTPNAPQRINLGDGVSLTILWPRAPAEPLLDAPETALEANSIVMRLSYGETSVLFMGDALAQTEEYLLAREVPLKSTLLKVGAHGLPGATTAPFLARVGARAAVISAGKGNAFGAPAPATLERMKAAHVQVFRTDVDGEVQVVSDGQSLVVSPQRLPRGTPTDTRYTHAGQGPTPEPDFWAGKPAPSKKAPEEPAAPPPETPAPAPAPPVAAAKEKEKEKGDSKKYTGPYVASRKRPLFHIPNCDGAKKIHAENLITYKTREEAARERRPAQDCNP
- a CDS encoding DUF3006 domain-containing protein, with the protein product MTKHTRSQAQQATLDRIEDDVAVLIVEGREVTRPLASLPSGVREGDVLDLETMTVNPEATEALREQVRAARQRAKKGKTPPPGDFDL